Part of the Cuniculiplasma divulgatum genome, ATAGTTCCATCGAAGTCCCATAGTATTACTTTAATTGGTTTTTTAAACATAATTTATCATCAACTTTTCAAGCTTTTCTCTCAGTTCCGTCTGTATCTCCTTTTTTCGTAAACTACTGTCGACCCATACGACAACGGTCTTTCCCTCTGAAAATATTTTTTTATAGTCTTCAGATATAATTTTATGGCTAAATACACAGCTAGTTCTGCCGAGACCTGATATCCATGTGAGTACAACAGGTTCATCTTCAAAATGAATGGGTGCTTTAAAATCTATCTCAGCATGATTCACTACGAAACTAACATCCCGTGAAATAAATCCTCCCAAATACTCTCTGAAGAAGTTTGTTCGTCCCAGTTCATAGTATGTTAAAAACACTGCATTGTTCACGTGCCCAAGTGCGTCCAAATCGCCGTATCTCATCTGTATTTTGGTGGATTGAATATTCTCCATGACCCTGAATTTTCTTAAGCAATATAAGGTAAATGATAGGATTTATCTTGCAAAAGTGTATCTTACTATATTTGTTACAGATGGTATTCCTTAAATACCTAACATTTTACTAATAAACATTTTATACAGTCATGTAATCAATTAATAAAATAGATGGAATTTATAAATATTAAGAAATGGTCTCAGAGAGAAATTCGTAGTATGATGCTAAATTAATGTAATGGTGAAAAAGATGGATCGTGAAAATAATCAGGTTGATGATTATACAAGAATTTGGAGAAGCCTTGGAACTATATACAAGCTTATGTACAACGGAATGGAAAAGAAATTTGATGAAGTTGGGAGTAATGTTCTCGAATATAGAATATTAAGAATTCTTGCCGAATCTGGGAAGAAAACCATGGCTAATCTCGCGGACCTGAACTTTGTAACACAGGCCTGGATAACAGGAATGACTGACAAGATGGAAGAGAAGGGATATGTAAAAAGGGTTAGATCTTCAGATGATAGAAGGGTTATATATGTTGAACTAACTGAAAAGGGGAAGGAATTCATTGAGAAAATGAGAAAAGTACACGATGAATTTTTAAAGAGCTTCCTTTCATTTATACCTCCCGACGATACCTCAAAAATGGCAGATATTGTGGAGAACTTTTCCGAGGAACTGGAAAAAAGAGTTGTTACCTCTTTATAAGAAATTTTATATATCCAAGGAGAAGGAGAATTACAACGAAAATATTGATGGTGAATTTCTTCTTACTTTTCTTCTCTGGGCTTCCTGCAAAGGATTCCAGGCCACAACCAATCACCGGCATATTATTGTGATCGAATCATAGTTTAATAAAGAAAAGCCTTAAATGTTAGGTTGTAACACAAATCAAAAGTAATAAATCTCAATTTACAATAGCCAGTTAAGCTCCAGTAGTGTAGCCAGGCCAAGCATTAGAGGCTCTCAATCTCTCGACTCGGGTTCAAATCCCGACTGGAGCATATTTGAATGATTATGAATTTTTAAGGTAAGTTATCTGAAACGAATTTCTACTATCTCAAATTTTTTCCAGTTCCTTCAAATCAGATTGTTTATAAATTTCACCAAGTTCCATTGCTGATGTCATAATATTTTTATGAGTTGATCTCTTTGGAAGGTCCCAGTGCTTCTTTAAGCCTGCCATGAATAGTGACGAAATGTTTTTGTCAACGATGTAAAAATTTGTAAGGATACTTTCCTTTATCTCAGCTTCATAAAAAAGGGTTCCATAGTATTTACTAACTATCTCATTATTAAAGTCAGAAAAAAAGTTTGTTTTAACATCTATTTCAAACACTCCTGATGGTATACTTACATCTACCATATTTGACCTAACAGTACTTTCAACGTTATCTAATTTGAAAATTAGTTTATCATGGGAACCGTTTGTGAAATAGTTTGGAATGAATTTTCCCTCATTTTGGAAAACGCCACTATTCTCATTCTGAATGTTCTGTAAAGTCATATGCCATTCAGTTTTTATTAAGAATAGATCATTAATATTACCTCCAAATTCAAGAAAAAGTTTTATTATATACGGCATCTTTGGACTCTGCCTTCCAAAATAAATTATATCAACCTCCTGAACGTGAGTGTCAACGAATTCCAGAAGAATTTTTGACACATTTTCCCTAGAATCATCAATAAACTCAAGCTGAATATATGCATCCTGAGAATGGGAGAGTATACATGGATTAACCCTTGACCATTTCGTTTCATTCAGTTTGTTCAAGAGTGAAAATAGCTCGTCTTCAACTTTTATCTGTAAGAACATATCGCTTACGATCTTCATCCTTGTTCCTTCAAATTCAGAATCTTTTTCAAGATTAACCCTGTCAAGATCTGATAACTTTCTTTCCAGGTTTCTGTAGAAATAGAGTTCTTTATTTTCCCGGCTAAGAAAAAAGAAGGAGTTTTCTAACATCATTTTTCTGTTAAATAGACGCAATTCGCGTGGGAATCTTTGCCTAATTCTTATTATAGCACACATATCAAGGACTTCAGAACTCCACATGTAAGGGGCATTTGTCGTGAGGTATAAAAATTTATCATATTTTATATAGAATGGCATATCATAAAATGAGATAACTGGAAAGTTTATTCTTAAATATCTAAAAATTTATACTTGATCAAATGGGTCTCGTATTCATGAAATTGCTGGAAATTTTCTCCCCATTGTTTCTTCCTTTTTTATAACAGAAGGCCTGCAGATTTAACTAAAATTAGGCTTCTTCTCGTTTGGTACCTGATTTAACAGCTATCAAAGTAATTTTAGATAATGAGAATAATTTTTTAAAATATCTGTTAAACTACGCTAATTCTTTCCCAATATCTTTGGTTTGAACCTCTATCATATATTGAATTGGATTCCATCTCTGGACAAAGGAAAGACAAATTCCATTAAATGGGGTTAATTCTGAAAAATTGGTTTTTACTTTCCACTCTTTGTGTTTTTACCTTTTGTGCCACTAGGAGCCTTCTTCCTTGATGTACTGCTCTTTACGACCCTCTTTCCCGATGATTTACTAATACCAAGCTGCTTCATCAATTCCTCAACAGTCTTTGCCTCAGAGATTTGCTTTGCTGCGTCTGGTTCCCCAATATAAAGAAGCCAGCTC contains:
- a CDS encoding acyl-CoA thioesterase, with translation MENIQSTKIQMRYGDLDALGHVNNAVFLTYYELGRTNFFREYLGGFISRDVSFVVNHAEIDFKAPIHFEDEPVVLTWISGLGRTSCVFSHKIISEDYKKIFSEGKTVVVWVDSSLRKKEIQTELREKLEKLMINYV
- a CDS encoding MarR family winged helix-turn-helix transcriptional regulator; the protein is MDRENNQVDDYTRIWRSLGTIYKLMYNGMEKKFDEVGSNVLEYRILRILAESGKKTMANLADLNFVTQAWITGMTDKMEEKGYVKRVRSSDDRRVIYVELTEKGKEFIEKMRKVHDEFLKSFLSFIPPDDTSKMADIVENFSEELEKRVVTSL